The DNA sequence TAGGTTTCGTAACCAGAAATGGCTCGCACGAAGCAGACGGCGCGGAAGTCCACCGGCGGCAAGGCCCCGAGGAAGCAGCTGGCGACGAAGGCCGCCCGGAAGTCGGCACCGGCGACCGGCGGGGTGAAGAAGCCGCACAGGTTCAGGCCCGGCACGGTGGCGCTGAGGGAGATCAGGAAGTACCAGAAGAGCACAGAGCTGCTGATCAGGAAGCTCCCGTTCCAGAGGCTGGTCCGTGAGATCGCTCAGGACTTCAAGACCGACCTCCGGTTCCAGAGCAGCGCCGTCGCGGCCCTCCAGGAGGCGGCGGAGGCGTACCTGGTCGGTCTCTTCGAGGACACAAACCTCTGTGCGATCCATGCGAAGAGGGTCACCATAATGCCCAAGGACATTCAGCTTGCAAGGAGGATCAGGGGCGAGAGGGCATAGGAGGTGGTGTGTTGCTGTTCGTTTTGGTTTGTGTGGTAGGGTTTAAAGATCTGGATTTGTGGTTTTGGAGATGATGAGTCTGGTCTTGCTCTAGGTTTGATGATGAACCCAGTTGTAAATCTGCCAGTTAGATGTGATTCTTGTGTTTAGTGATGCCAATTACTGATTGGTCAAATCATTCCATGGCTCTtcgatctttctttttctgagtAGAATGTATCAATTTACAAAGCTAGACCAGAACAGGAAAAAAATGTGTTCTTTCCATTTGAAATTTGTCAAGGACTCATGGTTGTCGAGAACTAGGAGATGGGCAAGCTGATCTAATCTTTATGACTGCAATGAGAATTTCTGGGTCATTGGTCTGATTAAGCAATTCTAGTTTTCTCATTGATGCGGATATATTTGACTACTTCCATCATCTACTTTGGTTTCTGATGTTTTACCGCATTACATTCATCCCAAAATGGCTCCATCGCTTTGTGCCTTGTGGAATAGACACAAATGTGCTGGGGTGGTTGATTCATACTGGTGGAATGAGACAAGTATCGAGGTTCCCAAGTCCTTGCTGTGGCAACTGGACAGCCTCACGAAGATCAAACCTGGCAGTATATATTTTGTTTGTGCCAAGAGATAAATGGCGACAGCTTGGTTGTGCTGTGCCAGTTCCTTCAGGGATACCAAGAGAATTAAACTTTCTGGGATAAGAATCGATTTTTATTGGTTTGAATCTTTAGCTTTTTATCCTGATAAATTTACTGTTGCCTGCAGGATTGAGATTTTTCCTTGGAAGTGTGGAAACAAACCCTTTGCAACGGCGAGAGCTCCTGCCGGCCGAGGGTCTTAGACTTGTTGGCAGATGCTCTATATTGTTCTTCAAGACAACAGGAACaaatgagaaatattttaaTGTGTGAGTAGCACCCTCTTCAAGgaccacaagaaaataaaaggcaaGAACCACCATTAAAGCAAACTCCACAATCAGGGGACACGGGGAGTTGAAGACCCACCCACCATTTGAGAGCCTTTCcgtttgccttttctttccatAGAAAGCGAATCTGCGATTCCATTTCCTTATCTTCGGAGCTGTTTGCCCATATCGGGTTGAACCTGATAATGCGGAGTCTCTGCACCACTCGTCTAGTAAACTTCCAGCCCTCACATACGGCATAGAGAAAGCTCAAGGACCAAATTTTTGCTTACTCTTTTGCTAGCATCGATCCAGTTACCTTCTGTCGATGCTCTCTGTTGCACATGAATTATCGGGACTTCTTGACATCAAAGCGAAGAAAACGAAATCCAACGTTTGAATTCAGTCAGGAGATGGAGCTCTGTTAATTCCTTTCGATGAATTCGAAGCGCCAATGGATTGTGCAACGAGACTAGTAGTAGCAAGTACTGCATAGAAGGCTGCATAATAAGATGGAATCCCCCAAGCCACTGAGTCACGTACCgcctcttttgttttcttttgggaTGTCCTTGCAGTTAGTCATCAATCAATTTTTACAAATGAAGAATTCATAAATTAATCCTCGCAATGTTCTAATTAACCTGGCAAAGGCATGCTTCATGCCTTCAGACCTGGCTGTGTTTAACGACAAATTACTTTGCCGAGCTTCTTTGTCTCATAGTGTGATCCTGGTTTACTGTCATTCTtgtgggaaagagagagaacaagcAGACAAATTATGATTCCGGAGGCAAGCAATCATGGAAAGCACACTAATGATATGTTACTGCTAACTATTCCCAACCAGGGTATACGATATTATTAATTATTGCCTGACATGGTTCGATTCTACACAAAAAGTCACCATTCAAGACAATTGTGCAttggaccgaaaaaaaaaaaaaaggacaattgtgcaaaagaagaagaaaagagggagGGAATTTTCTCTTTGATCAGGCTCTAGTGCCTCAGGATTGATCCACGTGTATGGCGGATGTCCAACGTCAGTCTGCTCATCGACAATATAAATAGGACTCCGGTTCATGAGCTGAGGACTCATCCTAGAGTTTGATCCTGTATGCTCAGTACGTTCCAGAGAAATCATCCGAAGAGACTCCTAAACATGTCTTGCTGCGGTGGAAAATGTGGATGTGGCTCTGGATGCAAATGCGGCAGCGGCTGCAGCGGGTAAAACGATCTCCACGTTTACTCTTCTGAGTACAGTTGTTTTCATTTGGATAATCTCCTCTGCCGTTGTCGATTCAATCGCCTGCTAGTCCTGCAAGTGTCTAACTAGGAGAGTAAGAGAGAATGGTGAGTCTTTCCATACTCCTAGGCACAGGGTTATACACAGAAAAGCTTTGACACATCTGAGTGCCGCTAATAGCCTATGACAAACATCCTATTCCTAGTTCACCAAAATTGAGCTGACCAGTTTCCactttcatcttttctttgtcaaatgtTGGGCAGATGCGGCATGCATCCTGATGTGGCCGAGAACAGCCTGGAGACCATCATCAGCGGCGTTACCCCTGTGAAGATGTAAGTCAGTTCAACACCAATTACCGATTATGCAGAGCATCATTTTAACTTTCTTCTTAACGTTGTTGTCCTTTGCGGATAACGCAAGAACTTACTGTCTTTCTCAGGTGCCATGAAGTGTCTGAGATGAGCTCTTTCGGGGCAGAGAACGGTGGCTGCAAGTGCGGATCCAACTGCTCGTGCGATCCGTGCAAATGCTGAGGAACAGCACAAAGTCCCCCACACAAAGCAACCCTGTTATTCGTTATTAGCAAGTATCGACCCGTCTGGCGGTTCGGCGACCTTtccatagaaaataaaatctaTAATGAAGCATATGTATAACCAGTAAATAAAGCAGCCGCAGCATCTACAAACCCTTTTCCGGGTCTTTAAGATGCTCTAAGGCTGTGTGATCGCTTGTATTTGGTTTGCTTTGTTGTGGGTATCATCGTTTGGGAACTATCCATGGTGCAATTCTTAAGTTCCTCATAAAGAACACCATTTTCAATGCATTGATCGCACATCGCATTAGAAAGacattggaaataaaaaaaaaaaatttccttaacTAGAACaaagtttggaatagaaacactttttctatttctgttcccgGTAACGATTTTTGAGAAcgtaaacgcgtttggtaagcgtaaaaaaattctgtttccggaacaaaaaagaaagaaagaaaagaaacacccttggtaactgcaaaaacattgttcctaatttttcatttaattaaggggactatatgtattaaaattaagatgtctttatctttttaacttactaaatcaaattaaatctcatttgttcaatttactcaatcaaattagaccaatatgtgtataagtaatttatatacgatttatcaaattacaatatggatgagatcaactataaaaaaaaaaaaaaccgaaagagaagacgaattggaattggacaacgagaacatcaaatatgttttctatagataggaaaaatcaCACTTATGAGTCACATGTAAATGTtctcaagtagttaaaaatatgattacctttaaacggagaccactagaaaaatattaattgcattttgagtGAAACCggagactaaaatgaaaaatatttgtgcatttaggtccttttagtccaattgtgcaatttttccaaacatgaggactggAATGAGTTGCagggtatcaaagtctcatgtcatgactctaaaagtgaaaaaatttggctacaatgatttaaaatgaaattttttagttcatttaggattatgttcaatgaagaggcatgtggtcccaaactgaatttttaaaaatttaagaggcaaaaataaaaatggaattaaaataaaaatatggactatttttgcacatttttctgaccacgaatactatttttcctgattttcggctatttttataattaaaataaatccgaaaaatgtcaaaaattacgatttttttttcaaaattggttcctaaggctaggccaaagcttccaaggttgattttgtaattttatgaatttctttggtatttttaattaattttctaaaataaaaatgataaaaaatcaagtgtcaacatcgtgCAAGAACAAAAGTGAAGAGTGTGTGTtcaaaaataagtttttttccaattgttccttaaaaatattttaaatgtgtttctaaaaagcgTTTCAGGAACATAGAaataagtttatttttttgttttttatttctggtccaaaagtgtttctgtttcttaAAAGTGTTTTCGGAACACTCTTTTATCATACGCGTTTCCggagtgttaccatgcgcagcctAAATGTCCATGAGACACACCATTCACGAAATCCTTTTGATATTACACATTGAAGAAGACTGTTGTTATCAGAGTCTTACGTAAGTCTTACCCACGTACAAAGAAACTGTTGTTATCATCAATACGATCGTTACAAGCAAACTATTGTTATCATCAATATGGTCGGAGAActatgttctttttatttcttaaataaaagAGTAAGCAGGGGCGACCAGCGCTAGTGATCCCAACTTGGCATTACCATAAGGTTTCTCCCACTAGCTATGGAATGTTAAGTTTGTGTCGTAGCTAATCCACATCGCTCACGAGACGAAAATATAAGGTCGACGATCCCGTCATCATAGCCCTATCGAGACACTAGCAATCAGAAAGTCTCTCTACACGAGGCATGCGCATCTAGTAATGCAGGATGAGCCGTTCAGAGGTTTGTTCACGAATCAAACTCGTGATGCCATGAGAGACAAATAACCCCTTTACTACTAGGCCCACCATTTTGGTGGTATCCAGAGAACTATACTTGCTGCTTAATGCTAATGGAATCACACCCAGCCCAATGCCGACCTCCTATTTCCCCATAGGAACAATCTGGTTCTGCCATTCGACTCTGAATAAACCCTCCACATCTCACCATTAATAGCCTATTAATCATGCAGGTCATGTGGTTCTCCCTTCAGGAGATAATTTCCATTGAAAAACTGCATCAGAACCTCCTTCTTTAATTACTGACATGTCACTATTGCATTTATTTTACACTACCTTACAATGGATTTGCAAGCATTTGTATTGAAGGTTTCAGATAATTTATCCTGCAAGGTCCTCTCAAGAAAACTGGGTAACTACAATCACTTGTACAAAAGGTTCACACAAAAGTCCTCCGTAGAGAATCTGAGTCTGCGATGTAAGGAAGAGTTCCATTCTAAAAATGGCTCCATAAACCTCGATAAACTCATAAGCGATAGTTTACAGATGAGAAAACGATGATTCGACTCTTGACATCAAACTTTCAGTTGTTTTGCTTACAAGAGAGGGGCAATGAGCAGAAGAAGCATACTAGATGCTTTCTACCTTAAAGGCAAGAACGCATCGGGAATAGGTTGCTCCATTATTCATGTCAGATAATTGATGAACTCTGCAGCAGTTGCGATTGCACCTCCTGTGATGGCATCCAACACAACCCTGTCTCTGTTATTGCTGCTGGCCGCAGATATTGTGAGGCCAGTCAAAGCACCCCCTATCATAGCGTTTTTCTGCAACATATTGAAAGGGAGTGAAAGAGTCTTGGTCAAACGCTCAGTCAATAAGAGAGATATGGGTGTGTTGGGTAAGTCAATAACTAGGGAGCGGAACTCAGGAAGTTTAGTAACAAAAAGTGTGGCATTTTTTCAGCTAGACTTGCATACAACAGTTTAGAAGTCTTTCATGTCTGATCAACCATGTAAAAGTTCATGTTGCATTTCTAGTAGTCAAGGAAGCGGAAGACATTGCAACATTATCCTTCCCACTACCGAGATTCGtataaaaattttgaacatgCAAAGAACTCTTCTTGAAGAAAGCCAAATCCCATGAAGAAATGGAAATTTCGCCCAAGGCAGAGCAAGCATTACCCAGTCTCTGGTGCCACGGATTCTCTCTACCCCGTACTCCATTCCTGCATAGACTCCAGCAACCGTCCCTGTTTATACACAGGATAAATCTTTACATTGTCGCTGCTCTTGTGAAGAGAAGAATTTTTAGACACTCCCCCGGGCAAATATGATAAACTTtgcatgtattcttgattgataCTTACCCCAGTATGCCCCTTCTTTGCACATCTTCTTCAACTGCAACATCCAAGTAATCACATCAGCAGGACAAAAGGGCCATCAATTATCTGTTGTCACAACTTTGCACAATGCAAATGAATATGCCACAGAAATCCCTCTTGGCAGATTCTACAGTCCAACAACTCCAAGAAGCAAAAACTTTTAAGATAATTTTGAACGAGTAAACCAATAAAAGCATTTTAAAGAATGGATTAGAACCTTCATACTGATTGATCATGTGAACTGTTCATTACATACGCATaatttggcaagaaaagaaGATATATATCAGCATTACAGATTGAATTGACCAGCATAGTCCAAGAATACTCACCGTGTCCTCAAAACTGTGACTTGAAAAATTCCCTGCAAAAAGCCACACCGAACATTAGCACCACTCCAGCCAATGGAACAACCTGTCAATCTGATTATTAACATAGAGCCCGCTAAAGAAAGTTCACAGGATGAGACAAAGTCCTTCACGGCCTTGCAGGTCAAAATCGACACACGAGACGTCGAACAACCAACTCAACATTTTCAGCTGAACCGCTAGGAACACACTCGACATACACATTTCTCCATTCACACAAACTTTTGGGGTCAaaccccaaaaggaaaaagaaaaaaaagaaaaaaaccagcTTGCTAACATTTGCAAATGTAGAAGCACAGTCCAAGAACACATACAAAAAGTATGATCtttatccgatttttttttttgttgtctgaTGTCAAGTTCAAGAGAAAGACCTTTCTTGACGATGAAATAGGCATCTTCCGCTGCTGATCTGGTGGCTGCGACCTGCGGGAATCAACGACCCGGTGTCAAATTTCAACCGACAAATTCAGGGGaaaaagatggagaagaagaagaagaagaagaagaagaagacgagaaatGGTACGGTGCCGATCTTGAGGAAGCCATCGACAGTGACGTTGAGAAAGGGGTTGCCCATGTCGATGGCGACGTCCACCTTGGGGCTCGAGATCGACCCAGCGAACCTGCTTCTCGGCATCTTCCCCGCTACTCTCACACTCCCACAACTCGAACTCTCTGCAAATGATCTGAAACGATTtaggaggatgatgatgacgatgatgaataTGTCGGGTGTTATGGATGCTTCCTGTGCCCCTCCCTCTCTGCCTCCCGGCCTTTTGACGGTATGGATGCTCTTCAATAAAATATCTCACTCACATGCTGACAAACCAAGGAGGATGATAATATCGAGTAAACATCtatggaaaaaaacaaaatcctaAAACCGATCGCTTCAAATAATTAGTTACATTCgaccgaaacaaaaaaaaaaaattagttacaaaaatattttcttttactaatttaaattttttaaaattatccatgataattttacaaaatttcgTATGATATCATAACACAACACATATGAATAATTCATCTTCTTGCTATCGTTTTCCTACTCCCATTGCTTATTCCGACAAATCATTCTTCGAAGCCTTTGTCCTGTGCATGTGAGAATCGATCGAAAGGCGCTTGAGTTTTTGGGACAAACGGTTTGCCTTAAGAAATTAGTGAACATCCTTGCAAACTGGACAAGTAAAAGAAGAACTAAAGAGAGCATTTTGAACTTCACCCAatattttccgaccaaaaaaaaaaaaaaaaaatcacccaaTACAAAAATTAAGGTAAGCAATCCAAGAGACAAAATGGGACGCTCGTAGCAGCATGAACAGGAACCCCTCATCGTTGATTTTGCACTTTGCTACCTCTTGAATTTTCTCAGCTCAAAAAGGTCTTCAGTTTCTTAGGGCCCTGAGGAGACAAGATCCACAAAAACATGCGCTATGTAGGAAAAACAAGAgccgaaagagaaaaagaaaagactttATCTTGACCAAGAAATTGCTTTCTCCACACTCCACAGATGCAGGGCAGCTTAAGCAAGCTGCATTGCTTAACTTGAACAAAATAAGTTTAATCTGGACACAGATCCCTAACTACACAACATGTTCCCAATTGACACTATCGTATGCATCTCACCACCGCAATCTTAGGAGGATGCCAAATCTCGCTCTGTCTGACGAGGCGGCTTCCCATTCCTCGTTTCGGCAATATCATCGACGTCGTGATTGAAACCTCGCTGACATTTTGATTTGGCAACTCTCCCCAGATTGCCATGCATGTTCCTCCATCACTTTTACAACTGATGCGGCGATAGCAACAGCATAGGACATGACTCTGCATTTGAAATCCTTGAAGATGGAGCATGATGACTGCCAAACATTCAATAGCCAAGAAGCATCACtctcgacttccatgaccagcCCATTTAGCCGAACTTCGGTCCTCACATGAGGCAGGACCAGAACATAACTAGATCCTAGTTACTCGTTGACTCCATGTGACATTCGAATGGCTGTTCAGTCATCACCCAAGCCACACACCTCTTAGATTACTCATTACAATTTTGATCAACTCCAATGCCATCACCCTTGAAATTGGCAtagaagagggagagaagagagaacagCGTTAGAGAAAGAATGAGAAGAGAAAACCGTGTGTGCCTAGGTTGGGCACACATATtgtatttataataaataatagCTTATTACATTAGATGGGTCAAGCTCAAAACACCAATAAACAATCATAAAATAATtagtaaaagaaagaggagggGGGGGAAGGAAGCTCACGTGACTTAACATTCCCTCTCAAACTGGAGCATATATATTCATTATGCCCAATTTGTTTCAAAGTGAACTTTATCATCTTTCCAGTAGTAGATTTTGTAAGGATGTCTGCAAGTTGATCACTAGTCTGAATATATCCGAACTCGATGACGTTCCTGAGCAAAGCATCTTTGACAAAGTGACAATCAATTTTGATGTGTTTAGTCCTCTCATGAAATTATTTCTAATATGTAGAGCTGATCGATTATCACACCATAATTTAAAAAGACAATCAATGGAATAACCTATCTCCGTCAAAAGTTGTTGCAACCATATAATCTCAGCAGTTCTACTTGCCATTGAGCGATACTTTACTTCGCAACTAGACCGAGCAACCACATCTCGCTTCTTACTCTTCCACGAGACGAGATTGCCACCCATAAATATAGTAAAACCAGATGTAAATAGCCTATCAGCGGGAGATCTAGCCCAATCCGCATAATAGAATGCTTCGATGAAACAATGTCCGTGCTTTTGATAGATGACACCCTTCCCGGGGTCCTTCTTCAGATATTTTATAATCCGCACAGCAGCTTCCCAATGAGAAACACGAGGGTTAGCCATAAATTGACTAACAACACTAACTAGAAAGGCAACATCGGGTCTGGTCATAGTGAGATAATTAGTTTTCCCACTAATCTACGATACCTCTCGGGCTCGGAATCGGGCCCCTTCCTACAAACACGAGCTTATCACCGGGAATCATGGGGGACTCACAATATTTTGCCCCGTAAAGCCTTGTATCCTGCAGGAAATTTGACACATATTTTCTCCGAGATGGAAAAACACCATTCTTACATTTATAAACCTTAATACCAGGAAAGTATCCTAGAGGACCAGGATCCTTGGTCTGAAATTGACTGTGCTGGAACTCCTTGAGCCCGGAAATGCCCGTTAAGTCACTGCCGGTGATCgcaatatcatccacatatacaaCCATATAGATACAACCTGTAGAAGAAGTATGATAGAAAACAGAATTATCCTTAATACTCTACTTCATGCTAAAATCCCGTATAGCATTTGTAGTAAACTTGCCAAACCATGCACGAGGTGACTGCTGAAGACCATGTAAGGAAAGACGAAGCCGACG is a window from the Rhodamnia argentea isolate NSW1041297 chromosome 8, ASM2092103v1, whole genome shotgun sequence genome containing:
- the LOC115736767 gene encoding histone H3.2, whose translation is MARTKQTARKSTGGKAPRKQLATKAARKSAPATGGVKKPHRFRPGTVALREIRKYQKSTELLIRKLPFQRLVREIAQDFKTDLRFQSSAVAALQEAAEAYLVGLFEDTNLCAIHAKRVTIMPKDIQLARRIRGERA
- the LOC115736805 gene encoding metallothionein-like protein type 2; the protein is MLSTFQRNHPKRLLNMSCCGGKCGCGSGCKCGSGCSGCGMHPDVAENSLETIISGVTPVKMCHEVSEMSSFGAENGGCKCGSNCSCDPCKC
- the LOC115736640 gene encoding outer envelope pore protein 16, chloroplastic; translation: MPRSRFAGSISSPKVDVAIDMGNPFLNVTVDGFLKIGTVAATRSAAEDAYFIVKKGNFSSHSFEDTLKKMCKEGAYWGTVAGVYAGMEYGVERIRGTRDWKNAMIGGALTGLTISAASSNNRDRVVLDAITGGAIATAAEFINYLT